A portion of the Pagrus major chromosome 8, Pma_NU_1.0 genome contains these proteins:
- the LOC141000953 gene encoding forkhead box protein P2-like, with amino-acid sequence MPESPLSPTAARQTPASSLLSHTDNGAGERAANGDSCSGVSGENWQSLHHKQVFLAMMAPQQMQHLLSPNQLQALIHQKQQALMLQQQHLKEFYKKQQQQIHLQLLQQQPSKKAKELPAQQLMFQQLLQLQQQQLLRVQRPVLSSPGGLSPAELQQIWKELTNGMNDDKTTSKGNQDSSVHDIMSTKVRRRQAGDQETSSPQRAECAVKADRAATHTLYSHGVCNWPGCESVCENFSQFVKHIGSEHTLDDRSTAQCRVQMQVVQQLELQLCKEQERMRAMMAHLHLPSLEAQPLSAPTSLQSPQCDTAADPRGPQLSSVVVTNNLPSLSPSDFAQTSPQLLARVSSPSHGCEDESPTHTSCAGAIRRRHHPLVYSLSSENEYELYKNTDIRPPFTYATLIRQAIMETSDMQLTLNEIYNWFTRTFAYFRRNAATWKNAVRHNLSLHKCFVRVENVKGAVWTVDEEEYQRRRSQKITGSPSLMKNVASNLDFGTILNASIQTALAEASLPGLKKECVGRNSRSQIQENKATNSHSQQNFSPQVQQSLLLKDEALTLNNQESLMPTVKPAGLQHDVTENDEEHLFDLE; translated from the exons ATGCCTGAGTCTCCTCTCAGTCCCACAGCAGCTCGTCAAACTCCAGCCAGCAGCCTCCTCAGTCACACAGACAACGgtgcaggagagagagcagctaATGGGGACTCCTGCAGTGGAGTGAGTGGTGAAAACTGGCAGAGTCTTCACCATAAACAG GTGTTTCTGGCTATGATGGCTCCTCAGCAGATGCAGCACCTTCTGTCCCCCAACCAGCTGCAGGCCCTGATCCACCAGAAACAACAAGCCCTGATGCTCCAGCAG CAACATCTGAAAGAGTTTTACaagaagcaacaacaacagatccacctgcagctgcttcaACAGCAGCCCAGCAAGAAAGCCAAAGAG CTTCCTGCACAGCAGCTCATGTTCCAGCAGCTACTTCAGCTCCAGCAACAGCAGCTTCTCCGGGTGCAGAGGCCGGTCCTGTCCTCTCCAG GTGGTCTCAgccctgcagagctgcagcagataTGGAAAGAGCTCACAAATGGAATGAATGATGATAAAACCACATCAAAGGGCAACCAGGACTCTTCTGTTcatgacataatgtcaacaaaAGTCAGGCGGAGACAGGCGGGTGACCAGGAGACTTCTTCCCCTCAAAGGGCAGAATG CGCTGTTAAAGCTGATCGAgctgccacacacactctctacAGCCATGGAGTGTGTAATTGGCCCGGATGTGAGTCGGTGTGTGAAAACTTCAGCCAGTTCGTCAA gcatATAGGCAGTGAGCACACTCTGGACGACAGAAGTACGGCACAATGCAGAGTGCAGATGCAGGTGGTTCAGCAGCTCGAGCTTCAG CTCTGCAAAGAACAGGAGCGTATGCGAGCGATGATGGCTCACCTGCACCTGCCGTCTTTAGAGGCTCAGCCGCTGTCTGCACCCACGAGTCTGCAGTCGCCACAGTGTGACACAGCTGCTGACCCCCGCGGTCCACAG ctcagctcagtcGTCGTCACCAACAACCTGCCCTCGCTGAGCCCATCAGACTTTGCCCAGACTTCCCCCCAACTTCTGGCCCGTGTCAGCTCTCCCTCGCACGGGTGTGAAGACGAGTCGCCCACTCATACATCGTGTGCTGGGGCCATAAGACGTCGTCATCATCCTTTGGTGTACTCGCTTTCTTCAG AAAATGAATATGAGCTCTACAAGAACACTGACATCAGACCACCTTTCACCTATGCAACACTGATAAGACAG GctattatggaaacatcagacATGCAGCTAACACTCAACGAGATATACAACTGGTTCACACGGACGTTTGCTTATTTCAGACGCAACGCTGCCACTTGGAAG AATGCAGTGCGCCACAACCTGAGTCTGCACAAGTGTTTTGTGCGTGTGGAGAATGTGAAAGGCGCCGTGTGGACAGTGGATGAGGAGGAATACCAGAGGAGGAGATCCCAGAAGATCACAGG CAGTCCATCACTGATGAAAAATGTGGCCTCCAACCTGGATTTTGGGACCATTCTGAATGCGAGCATACAG ACGGCACTGGCTGAGGCATCACTGCCAGGACTCAAGAAAGAGTGTGTCGGCAGAAACTCCAGGAGTCAAATACAGGAGAACAAAGCAACAAACAGCCACAGTCAACAAAACTTCTCCCCACAAGTCCAGCA GTCTCTTCTCCTTAAAGACGAAGCACTGACTCTGAACAACCAAGAATCCCTGATGCCAACAGTAAAACCAGCCGGTCTGCAGCACGACGTGACTGAAAATGACGAAGAGCATTTGTTCGACCTTGAATGA